AACGGCGTCAACAGTAACGCGGTACTCTTCGGTGATTTCACCTTCTTCAACTTCTACCCAGTTACCTTCGCGTTCAAGTGTTCGTTCAAGCTCCTCTTCAACTTCTTCGTCGGTTACATCATGCACCATCTTGTCCACCGTGATGGATTCGATTTCAGCAAGTTCAAAGTCCGGTTTCGCACCAACTTTGAAGGTAACTTCGAGCTTGTCGTCTTCCCAGGAGAGATCTTTCATCTGGGTTTCGCCAACCGGTTGGTATTCAGGAACGATATCGTTCTCATACACTTCCTGAACGTATGTGTTGATCTCTTCCATTTCGATCTCCTTGCCAAACCGCTTCTTGATCAGGCCGACCGGAACATTGCCCGGACGAAATCCCGGCATCTGGATCTCTTTTTTGTACTTTTTGTACGCTTTGTTAAACTTGGGCTCCAGATCACTGCGATCTGCTTTAATGGTGATCTCTTTATCTACGGAGGTGATGTCCTGAACCGATAGTTCCACTTGTGTTTAATTTAGGTTGGTAAATTTTCGATGAGACTGGATAATAAAACGTAAACGTACGAGAGGGGGGACTCGAACCCCCACACCGGTAAAGGTACTAGATCCTAAATCTAGCGCGTCTACCAATTCCGCCACTCTCGCATTCAGTAAAATAATTCATTTTGAATCAGAGCCTATCAAGTTAACGCTATTTCCGATTTAGTTCAACAACTGCAGGCACTTTAATTAAATGTCATGGTTGTTGAACTTTTACGCGACTTCATTATTATATCACACAACGCTGAAACAAAATTCTATTTGATATGGATGAACTCAGAATGCTATATGTTACAACAGGAAACAGAGACGAAGCCCGGCGAATCGGCAAGGTTCTGGTGGAAGAAAAGCTCTGTGCATGCGTAAATATCCTCGATCCCATGGAGTCACTTTACTGGTGGAATGGTGAAGTTCAAAATGAAACAGAGACGGTTCTGATTGTGAAAACCACGCAAAAAATGGTTTCTGAGGTAACGAAAAGAATCAAAAAACTTCATAGCTATGAAGTTCCGTGCGTGATCTCTCTTCCGTTATCGTCTGAAGAAGGGAACCCGGAGTATATTAGCTGGATCCGGAAATCTGTTCTCAGCCAGAATTGAAACTTTCTTAGTCTATGGCACTGAATATAGAACGAAACAAATACGTCATCAAAGCCAGCGTAAACCGGCCCGATGCGCTGAACGCCGTGAATTTTGAGCTGATGGACCGGCTTGAGCAGCTGCTGGATGAGCTGGAGAATAACAGGGAGGTCAGACTTTTCATCCTCACCGGTACGGGCAGCAGTTTTATATCCGGCGGAGATCTTCGCGAGTTTCATCAGCTAAAAAAAGCAGATGAAGCGAAACGAATGACAAGCCGGGTAATCAATATTCTCAAACGGATCGAGCAGCTTCCGTTCTGGACTCTTGCCGCAATTAACGGATATGCGTACGGCGGGGGCTGGGAGATTGCCTCTTATTTTGATTTCAGAGTGGTGAGCCGTGATGCTAAAATCGGTTTCACCCAGGGAAAGTTCTACCTGCCGCCGGGATGGGGCGGTGTTTCGGTGCTTTCGAAACTTGTGCCTAAAAGCCGGGCGCTATACTGGCTGGCATCACAAAAAGTAATTACCGCAGAAGAAGCTGTGGAGTCTGGATTCGCCGATGAACTTTTTGAGAGTGAATCGTTTGATGAATCCCTCGAAAAACTGTCTTCAAAACTGACCCTCAATGACAGAACCTTCATCGAGTACCTGAAGCGGAGTCCCGAAATGAAAGACGCATCAGAAGAGATTGAGCCGTTCAGCCGATTCTGGGAGAGCGAAGAACATCAAAAACGGGTCGATGCATTTCTAAAGCGAAAATCATAAAATCTTAAATCTTTCATCTACCATCTCTTATCAAATATCTATCACCTATAACATCACATTCTGTCCGGAGCGGTAATTCCGAGGATTGTCAGTCCGTTAGCCAGCACCTGAGCGGTGGCTTTTGCCAGTTCTGCCCGGGCTTTCATCAGGGCTGGTTCTTCGCCAATAATGCGGCAGTCGTGGTAAAATGATGTGAAATCAGAAGCGAGTTCGTTCAGGTACGTAATCACACGGTGCGGCTCTTTATGATTTGCTGCGATGGTAACCGCTTCGGGAAACGCCAGCATTTTTTTGATGAGCGTAATCTCCGTTTCGTGATCCAGCAGTGAAAGATCCAGCCCTGCCTTGTTCTCATCGAGCTCCTCAATTTTTCGCAAAATGGATTGAATCCGGGCGTGTGCGTACTGAAGGTAGAAAACCGGGTTTTTATCCCCCGCCTCTTTCGCCCTTGCGATATCAAATTCCAGGTGGGTGTTTGGCGATCGCATCAAAAAGAAAAAGCGGGTTACATCTTCACCAACCTCATCCATCAGCTCATCCAGAGTGACAAAATTGGCCTTTCGCGTACTCATTTTG
The window above is part of the Rhodohalobacter sp. SW132 genome. Proteins encoded here:
- the cutA gene encoding divalent-cation tolerance protein CutA — translated: MDELRMLYVTTGNRDEARRIGKVLVEEKLCACVNILDPMESLYWWNGEVQNETETVLIVKTTQKMVSEVTKRIKKLHSYEVPCVISLPLSSEEGNPEYISWIRKSVLSQN
- a CDS encoding enoyl-CoA hydratase/isomerase family protein, with translation MALNIERNKYVIKASVNRPDALNAVNFELMDRLEQLLDELENNREVRLFILTGTGSSFISGGDLREFHQLKKADEAKRMTSRVINILKRIEQLPFWTLAAINGYAYGGGWEIASYFDFRVVSRDAKIGFTQGKFYLPPGWGGVSVLSKLVPKSRALYWLASQKVITAEEAVESGFADELFESESFDESLEKLSSKLTLNDRTFIEYLKRSPEMKDASEEIEPFSRFWESEEHQKRVDAFLKRKS